From the Synergistetes bacterium HGW-Synergistetes-1 genome, the window CTACAGGTGGTTTTGCAAAACCCATATTCTTTAGTTCATTCTCCGATATGGATAAAAAATTCTCTGTTTTTCCCTGCCAGGATATTTGACCATCTGTTACTACAACTGTCCTGTCTGAGTTAAGTATCTCGTCAAGCCTGTGCGTGACCTGCACGATCGTACTACCGGAACTATGTTCTCTTTTGATAAGGTCAAGGAAACTTTTTCTCGATGCAGGATCCAGCATAGACATCGCTTCATCCAGCAAAAGCGATCCGGGTCTTATCGCAATTACTCCGGCAAGCGCCAGTCTCTGTTTCTGACCCCCAGAGAGTGAAGATACGGCGTGTTTTCTTTTTTCCCAAAGTCCGACTCCAACAAGGGCGTCCTTTACTCTGATCACGATCTCTTCAGATGGCAGCCCAAGATTTTCAGGTCCGAAAGCCGTGTCTTCTTCAACCACAGATGCGACTATCTGATCTTCTGGATTTTGGAATACTATAGAAACTTTTGACCTTATCAACTCAACACTCTTTGTATCATTTGTGTTTATCCCGTCAATAAAACAACAGCCCTGCGATGGTAGCAGCAGGGCATTGAACAATTTCAGCAAAGTAGATTTCCCCGACCCATTAGGTCCGAGGAGTGCGATCCACTCGCCGGCGCGGATTTCCAGATCTATGCCTTTAAGGACTTTTTTTTCAGTATCCGGATACTGGAACTCCGCGCCCTTGAGATAAAGGGTCGTACCTGAACTCATTAAATTATTCGACCAACTGTATAACCGCCATCTCGGAAGCATCGCCGACACGGGCGCCAAGTTTTACGATCCTTGTATAGCCGCCGTTGCGGTCAGCATATTTGGGTCCAAGTTCATTGAAAAGCTTTGTTACAGCCTCTTTATGCGGCAAGCGTGCCACGACAAGACGACGGTCGTTGATGTTGCCTGATTTAGCCTTTGTAATAAGCTTCTCGGCTACTCTGCGAACTTCCTTTGCCCTGGTCGTTGTAGTCACAATGCTGCCCTCAATGAAGAGACTGGCTGCCATATTGCCAAGCATGGCCCACCTATGGGAGCTGCAGCGTCCCAACCGCCTTGTTGTAACGCGGTGTCTCATTTAATTTTCCTCCTTTTGTTTCTCTTCATTCGTTTCAGTGATATCGTCTAAAGGTGTACTGATGTCACCGCTTAGATTCAAATCGAATTTTGAAAGTTTCTCTTCTATTTCCCTGAGCGATATCTTGCCTAGGTTGCGTATCTTTAGAAGGTCTTCCCTTGTTCTTGAAACCAGTTCACCTATCACATGAACTCCGCCGCGAAGAAGACAATTCTCACTGCGAACAGAAAGTTCAAGATCACGGACCGGCCTTGAGTATATTGAATTCTCACCCATTGGGAAGCCAGCCATTACAGGCTGTTTTTCGAAACCTGAGGCACCGGAAAGGACCTTTGTGTTTTCCTCGCCTTTGATTATCTCTTCAAGTGCGCTGCTGCCCGGACCTGCCAGTGAATCCACTATCGAAGAATAGTATCCCTTGAGGACCCTGCTGGCCTGAATAACAGCCGACTCAGGAGAAACTACTCCGTTCGTCCATATTTCAAGTGTAAGACTGTCATAGTCAGTTCTCTGCCCCATCCGCTTGTCCTGGATGTCATACTTTACTCTTTTTACAGGTGAATAAAGCGCATCTGTCTGAAGAGCGTCGACAGGCAAATAAGAGGCGCGGGGACGGTCTATCGGCACGTATCCTGTCCCTGTACCTACATAGAGGTCCATGATCAAAGTAGAGCCCTCTTCAAGTGTGCAAATATATGCATCAGGATCCGGGAACTCCACTTCGCTGTCCGGTTCAATATCTGCAGCTGTAATCGCTTTGGGGCCCTTTACTTCAAGCCTTAGTGTAGTTACAGCTGAAGAGTGACAGCGTACCGGTATATGTTTAAGGTTTACCAGAAGCTCAATGACATCCTCTTTTACACCTGGGACGGTACTGAACTCGTGGAGAACCCCCTCAATACGCACAGCAACAATAGCAGCACCACTGATAGAAGAGAGCAGGACTCTGCGAAGCGAGTTGCCGAGAGTTACCCCATAGCCAATCTCTAATGGCTCAATGGTAATTTTGCCGTATGACGGGGTGGATTCCTGTACTATGATCTCATGGCGATCATGCTCCATATTCTCCCCCACCTTTCGTTTCCCTAACGGGCATAGAATTCAACAACGAGCTGTTCGTTTACAGGTACTTCAATCTGCTCGCGAATTGGCACTGTCAGCACATTGCCGGTCATGGAATCAGAATTGAAGGAGAGCCACGCAGGAATGCTGCGTACTGCCGCTGCTTCAGAATTTTCCTTTAAAAGGACAACATCTCTGCTTCCCTCAGCAACAGCTAAAACATCTCCGGGTTTAAGAAGAGCACTGGGGATGTCGAGCTTGCGTCCATTAACCGTGAAATGTCCGTGAGCGACCAACTGCCTTGCCTGACTCCTGCTGACTCCAAAGCCAAGACGATAAACAATATTGTCTATGCGACGCTCAAGGAGCTGCAGGAAGTTATGCCCTGTCTGTCCTGCAAGCTTGGTTGCCTTTTCATAAACTGCGCTGAACTGCGACTCGTTAAGTCCGTAAAAACGACGAAGTTTCTGTTTTTCTCTCAGACGGAGCCCATATTCGCTCATTTTGCCGCGGCGGGTACCATGCTGACCCGGCCTTGAATTACGCTTTGTAAGACCGCATTTCTCTGTGTAACAGCGGTCTCCCTTTAAAAAGAGCTTCGTACCCTCTGCACGGCAAAGCCTGCAGACAGGTCCTGTGTATCTGCTCATACCAGTCTTTTACCTCCTTTGTAGCCTACACGCGGCGCCGCTTGGGCGGGCGGCAGCCATTGTGCGGGATAGGGGTCGCATCTTTGATCACATTGACCTGAAGGCCAGCAGCCTGAAGCGAACGGATCGCAGATTCACGGCCTGGTCCCGGACCCTTTACAATAACATCGATCTCAACTACTCCGTTGTCCTGAGCAACTTTTGCTGCCTGAGATGCAGACATCTGAGCTGCATAAGGTGTAGATTTACGTGTGCCCTTAAAACCAACGTTACCACCCGAAGCCCAGGAAAGTGCATTGCCCTGCTTATCTGTAAGCGTGACTATGGTGTTGTTGAATGTTGAAAAAATATGTGCAACGCCATAGCTTACATTTTTTCTTTCTTTACGTTTACGACTACGCTGTACGCGTTTTGCCACCTGTTGTTCCCTCCTTGGTCAAGCCTTATTTCGTGGCTTTTTTCTTGCCTGCCACAGTCCTCTTGGGACCTTTGCGTGTACGGGCATTTGTCTTGGTCCTCTGACCGCGGACAGGAAGACCCTGACGATGTCTGAGGCCACGGTAGCAACCGATATCCATGAGACGCTTGATGTTCATTGCTATCTCACGGCGAAGGTCACCTTCAACCTTATGATTGTTTTCAAGCTCCGCACGCAGCTTCTGCTCTTCCTCTTCAGTAAGGTCTTTTACCCTCGTGTTTGGGTTGATGCCTGTAGTTGTGATTATCTGCTGTGCAACTGCCGGACCTACTCCGAAAATGTAGGTAAGGGCTATCTCAATTCTCTTCTCACGCGGCAGGTCGACGCCGGCTATACGAGCCATCCTGCTACCTCCTTGCTCCCTGGCGCTGTTTATGACGCGGATTCCTGCTGCAAATCACGCGTACAACACCATGGCGTTTGATTATCCTGCAATACTCACAAATTGTCTTTACTGACGGTCTTACTTTCATTAATGCAGACCTCCTTGAGAAATACTGAAAATCCCTTTTCAGGAACTAAAACCAAAATTAATTTCTATTTGTATCTGTATGTGATCCGCCCGCGTGTAAGATCATAGGGCGAAAGCTGCAGCAATACACGATCTCCCGGAAGAATCCTTATAAAATGCATTCGCATTTTTCCAGAAACGTGAGCCAGTATCTTGTGGCCATTCTCCAGTTCTACCTGGAACATGGCGTTGGGCAGTGGCTCCACTACCTTGCCTTTTACTTCAATTACTTCTTCTTTGGCCATGCAGTAGCCTCAACCTCCCTGTCTCCAAGATGTGTCGCTGTTATCCAGAATCGCGGAAACCTTCTGTATCAACCAGCCGTTGTCCAGGGGTTTCCCGCCAGCAACACGCCCAGCCACATCTTCGAGATTCATTAGTGTCCTTTGAAGGTGTTTCACGTTCTTTTTTTTAGGCTTCTCGACAAAGTAGCTGCTGCCGTCAGCTATGAAGACCCGTGTCTCACTTTCAATTCCCACCACTACGAAAAACTTTCCTTTGTTCTTTCCTCGGCGCACAAAGACCACATCGCCTGTTTCCAGAGCCCCTTCCTGTAAGTCAGGGGTCACTCCCATGGCGTAAGTATCTCCACACCGTCAGCGGTAACAAGAAGACTGTGCTCAAAATGAGCGGCATCGCT encodes:
- a CDS encoding 50S ribosomal protein L17; its protein translation is MRHRVTTRRLGRCSSHRWAMLGNMAASLFIEGSIVTTTTRAKEVRRVAEKLITKAKSGNINDRRLVVARLPHKEAVTKLFNELGPKYADRNGGYTRIVKLGARVGDASEMAVIQLVE
- a CDS encoding KOW domain-containing protein: MGVTPDLQEGALETGDVVFVRRGKNKGKFFVVVGIESETRVFIADGSSYFVEKPKKKNVKHLQRTLMNLEDVAGRVAGGKPLDNGWLIQKVSAILDNSDTSWRQGG
- a CDS encoding translation initiation factor IF-1, which encodes MAKEEVIEVKGKVVEPLPNAMFQVELENGHKILAHVSGKMRMHFIRILPGDRVLLQLSPYDLTRGRITYRYK
- a CDS encoding 30S ribosomal protein S11 produces the protein MAKRVQRSRKRKERKNVSYGVAHIFSTFNNTIVTLTDKQGNALSWASGGNVGFKGTRKSTPYAAQMSASQAAKVAQDNGVVEIDVIVKGPGPGRESAIRSLQAAGLQVNVIKDATPIPHNGCRPPKRRRV
- a CDS encoding 30S ribosomal protein S4, with product MSRYTGPVCRLCRAEGTKLFLKGDRCYTEKCGLTKRNSRPGQHGTRRGKMSEYGLRLREKQKLRRFYGLNESQFSAVYEKATKLAGQTGHNFLQLLERRIDNIVYRLGFGVSRSQARQLVAHGHFTVNGRKLDIPSALLKPGDVLAVAEGSRDVVLLKENSEAAAVRSIPAWLSFNSDSMTGNVLTVPIREQIEVPVNEQLVVEFYAR
- a CDS encoding DNA-directed RNA polymerase subunit alpha, with amino-acid sequence MEHDRHEIIVQESTPSYGKITIEPLEIGYGVTLGNSLRRVLLSSISGAAIVAVRIEGVLHEFSTVPGVKEDVIELLVNLKHIPVRCHSSAVTTLRLEVKGPKAITAADIEPDSEVEFPDPDAYICTLEEGSTLIMDLYVGTGTGYVPIDRPRASYLPVDALQTDALYSPVKRVKYDIQDKRMGQRTDYDSLTLEIWTNGVVSPESAVIQASRVLKGYYSSIVDSLAGPGSSALEEIIKGEENTKVLSGASGFEKQPVMAGFPMGENSIYSRPVRDLELSVRSENCLLRGGVHVIGELVSRTREDLLKIRNLGKISLREIEEKLSKFDLNLSGDISTPLDDITETNEEKQKEEN
- a CDS encoding energy-coupling factor transporter ATPase — its product is MSSGTTLYLKGAEFQYPDTEKKVLKGIDLEIRAGEWIALLGPNGSGKSTLLKLFNALLLPSQGCCFIDGINTNDTKSVELIRSKVSIVFQNPEDQIVASVVEEDTAFGPENLGLPSEEIVIRVKDALVGVGLWEKRKHAVSSLSGGQKQRLALAGVIAIRPGSLLLDEAMSMLDPASRKSFLDLIKREHSSGSTIVQVTHRLDEILNSDRTVVVTDGQISWQGKTENFLSISENELKNMGFAKPPVAVLKEELVKSGIIPGSTRSDIREIRKKLCLLQ
- a CDS encoding 30S ribosomal protein S13; this encodes MARIAGVDLPREKRIEIALTYIFGVGPAVAQQIITTTGINPNTRVKDLTEEEEQKLRAELENNHKVEGDLRREIAMNIKRLMDIGCYRGLRHRQGLPVRGQRTKTNARTRKGPKRTVAGKKKATK
- a CDS encoding 50S ribosomal protein L36; its protein translation is MKVRPSVKTICEYCRIIKRHGVVRVICSRNPRHKQRQGARR